From Platichthys flesus chromosome 7, fPlaFle2.1, whole genome shotgun sequence:
GTGCAAACCCAGTGTTGTTTGTCTGCTTGTATTCATCATTACAAAGTTGTACAACACAACCTTTGGAGGCAGGTGACTCTTTCATAAGGAGGAGAAGATTTAAATACACAAGGTACAGAGCAACAAGCATATTTCcatttgatttaataatgtGACTGTAAAACTCATGGATCTGAATATTTCACTCAACCTATAAATAATACAGGGAAAGCTATCTCAGAATGTGTGCGCGCCCGTGTAtgttaatacatatatatatatatatatataaatataaatataaatgtgtgtatgtatctATAATTACTCTTTACTGCAGACAGTGATAAATAAGATAATTTTAAGTATTTACTAGGAAACAGCCGAAAataaacatgataaaaaaaggtttcttgaattttaacattcacacatttcCATTGTTGACATTTTCCCTCTATTATCTGCTCTAATAATCCTAAACCTCAAAGGAGAACTTGTGCCTTATTAATACGGAATCAATTTTCAATCAGCATTTTTGCTACCAACCGTGATTAGCATGCTCAGTAGATCACTGCCTCTGCACTGTGAACAAGCAGAGGGATTCAAGCcgaagaaaataataaaaaaaagcagaataaAAACCCTCCCTCTTTTTCCCTGCAGCGAAACTATGGTGTATGAGGGAGAATATTACAGAGTGTGCTGCAGTGATGaacatttcctcctgtttcatGTTTAACCCTGCTCATTTCCCACAGTAAGAACTCCGGAAACACACAAGTGTGCACAGCAGCTCGGGGGGGAGATGACTGATGGCTTGTTGTCATGATGTTTGGGATTCTGCCGACTCGAAGCCTCTTGGCTCACTGGAGCCGTGAAGCGCTGCAGTACATACTACAGGCTATTGTTGAAAAGTCCTCATATTAGCGAGGTATTGCTTCATTGTCACAGTGCTGAGCCCATGCAGAAGGCAGCCGTCTGTAATGTCCCAGGCCATTTGCACGGTAGTTGCATTGGATTTATTAGTACGGATCATGTACTGTGACAGATTTCATACCATTCAACAATAAAGCAAGGACAATTATTAGACTTTCCCGCTGTGAGAGCatggatttttttgtgtgtgtgtgtggtattccCTGGATTGTGTGTGGGCCGGGTACACACTAAGCTAGATCTTGCTCCTGACATCACTATTCTtcaaaaatgtcaatatttgaAAAACCGGGACATGCTCTATCAATCATATAGATAGCCATCTTTCAACCGGTCAATGTGCCCCACTTGAATatctgtttctgcttcttcttcagccCTGCACTgaccctctcccccccccccacctcctgctTTAGTTATATTTGTCCCTCAGCCATATTGCAGCTATGATGATGCCTCATTGATGATCCTGAGCTCCATAAATGTGGCAGAGATAGTTgttccctcctcccccccctcttgcAACTGCATTAAAGGCGGTGACCTCTCGGGCTGGTGGTGACAATCGTCTGTCAGCGCTGGTTAATTCCCATTCTTGTGAGGGTCAAGAGCTGACATATAATGAGGCTCGACAGCGTTGGAGGGGCTGGACGAGAGTCTGGTGTCAACAGCCGCCTCAGCAGCATCATGTCAGCAGCAGGGCGAGGGTAGTGGAGGTAATCCGAGCGCGGCCGAGCTGATCCCAGGGCCTCGGCTTCCTATTGACACACATCGGAGCATGGGCGCATAAACAAATTAGCTTTCAGTCAAtatcatctccctcctcctcctgcctcctgacACATGCAGCCACCCAAGCGCTACCATGTttacctcacctccagtcaacACAATAGGCACAATAGTGATGGTGGAGGGAAAAGGCTTTTAAAGGGGGGAACTTTTGGGTTTTGGGGGCAAATATCTAGTCTGTGGTTTCAGGGAGGTAAAATTCAGAGTTGTATTTATAACATCCATTTCACCTAAATTGTGAGATTTATCCTTGTTCCTGTTTCTGAAACCATCTCAGGCTAAATTTGTGGTTTAGGGGAAACAAGCTgtccagaggagaggagcctcGGCTGAATATCATTTGCTTTTGTTGTTCTCGTGCTAAATGTGATCATATAACTTCTGTTGCACAAAGGTGCCGGGCAGTGATGTGGAACAACACCTATGATATGCTAATCAAACATATGGCACTTCCAGGAACAAACAGGGATAATACTGTTCATGTCCTACAAGATAAAAAGGTTACCtggttttaaatgtgatttgaaTGCGTCCGAGAGCTATAACAGTCTCCGGCTGCTtcgtcttttatttttttttaattcgtTTGCAAAGAAGAAAGCAAAGATTGCTCAcacctgtttttttccccctcttcttcttcctcctcttcctcttcccccccttccctcctcccctccctcatgGTGAAAGCCATTACAGAAATACAATTTCTAATACCTCCGCACAGGTCTTCGATCGACTGCAAACAAATTTATATTCAGGCGgtaaacagaaagctgcagagatttatttattgagtgtggaggagagaaacaagCTAGCGCGTGAACCCTGAGTAACCTCCGAGCTGACATGAAGATGGATCAGTGCGCCATGCAAATGCATGGAGAGAGGGGATATATTGCACTCAGTCATTCAGCACATCGCTGCCTGTAGAATCCCATTAACTCCCACAGCTGGGACCATATTTCTGCGTTGTAAGAATGCAGTTAGAAGTTGTTCATTACGCTGAATTATATTGTAATTACTGCCGACTTAAAATACCAAAAGGAAACGTTGGTCAAAAAATAAAACGATGAGAATAGAAACGTGTGGataggttttgtttttaatggaatgctgggagtgtgtgtgtgtttttatctgagacataaaaataataataataatgataataataataattataatatatttggTGTAAGAATTACTACAAATATTGTCACAAATAATTTCTCATTGATTTAAACTAAGCAAAGAAGAGGGAAATATATTTctaatagtttttttattacaaCTAATACTGATATTAATACTAATATTCCTACttcttctactactactacttataataataataataataataataataatatttataataatagtgacaaagtaaaaaaattgaTTATTTAATCATATTCAACCACTGCCTATCTTCAGTGATCATTTAATCTAGACAAATCACATGAAACAAACGTTATTAAACTGAAAATGATGcctcattaatatttcataacttttgtttttctgcctaCATAAACAAGAGACGCCATCTTGTAGCTGGTAATGAAAAGTAGGAGACAGTGTCAGCTCTGTTCCCATTACTCAAAATGCACAAACAGCACAGGAGGTGAAAACACTGGTTGGGTTTGTGTGAACATACCATAACGAAGGCAAATTGAGTTGTTTGCCTTTATATTCCCAGAGACGAGTCTTATTTTCAACTCATATATGCatgaagagattttttttttaatcattaggCGTTTAAATAACAGCATTTGGGGTCATTTGTACGCAGGCATGAAAAGTAGGCCATCAGCAGTTGACTCAGTCCTGTTTGAACATAAACATGTGTCGAAAAGCGCAAAATcctaaaaaacagttttatccTCGCCCCTGTTTGTCAAACATGAACGAAATGTGGAGCCACTCTAACCTGCACATCACGAACACGTCTTCTCTGTCACTTACAACTTCTTGATCTCTGCTCggagccattttttttttcagtatttgTTCGAGGCTAATTACAAATCTGCTGCCACTGAACTTCTAAATACCAGCTGTCACGACCTCTGAACCCATTAAGTGTGCCTTTCACATGACCTAAGCCCTCTGCTAAAGAGGGCCTGGGCCTTTTTCTTCTCCAGAAACCTTCATGTATTTGCATAATCCATTAGCGCCCTCAATGTAGGGCCTATCTCATGTTAATGTGGGAGTGGAACAGAAGTTTCTTTGTTGTCTTGAACAATTATTATAGAAGAATTTGACTATTTCTTATAGACTGTTGTCTATGGTAGGAATATGTCTGACGTCATAATCTACCTGAGGAGGTAAGAGACCAATGAAGGCCcacatgaagatgatgatgaggaagggggtgattcactttctttcttcttttctatgGGTGCCCAGTTGTGGCCTGCATGATGTTGGGAACTCTTTACACCACTGGAACTGACCTGAAGTCAGTTCCACAACTTGCTTGCTCGGCTCAATCCTCCCGGATGACACAGAGGTCCGGCTATTGGCCGACACCGGGAGGGCACGTCATCTCCATCAATccgctgcttctctctctccgaggaatgtcccccccacccccgtgcACGGTCGTCCAGCCGCCCGGCCATGCGTTACTGGATGCATGAGAGGCCGGGCATGAAACTGCAACCCCGTCCAATGAGTATgcaggggtgggtggggggggggagagaggtgaTAATGACTTCCTATGAAGAGTTAACGGCCGGAGGGGAGAGTAGCCTTCTGTTCACGGGCTGCTGCCGAGCAAAAGAGGTCACACGCGGGGACCCGGGCTGCGGGACTCGCCCTGACCCCGCGGAGGGACAACCGGAGGTGGGAGAAGTTGCGTCAACATTCAATTCGCTGCATCCCCACTACTTTACTCTCTCCAACACTTTGACTCATTGCACCTCTTCCTCGGACagcccacctcctccccctcctcctcttcctctgtttgacACTCTCGGGGGCTTCTCGACACCGGCCTGCCCCCACTCGCCCGGTGTCCCCTGGCGGTGCAGGGAGCAGGGGCAGGGCTCTCCAGGACTCGGATACTGCGCGTCAGCACCCGGCAGCGGGGCAGGAGGACGCACAGACTGTGGGTCACTCGCGGAGCAAATTCGAATCTGCTCTCACCACGTCCCCGAGCCTGGGGGGCGAAGTTCGGCCGGCGCGGACTGTACCGCGGCTGTTACGCATGGAAGGAGTAAAACTTTTGAGTGGATGAGAGTGAAGAGGAGTCAGCAGCGGGCGGGTAAGTTTCTCTTTTCGGTCAGGGGACATTGAGCAtgaaaggggtgggggggtgggggggggggataaagtaACCTTGAGACTAAATGAGTGCACGCTTGATTTTTTTTAGAGCTTTGGATAACTTTCATTAAAGTTGGCAAAGTTTGCTCGAAGTTTTCTCCaccagctgaaaaaaaaaacagaaaagaaaagctgaCGTGTTGTGTGCGTCACCGTGCACATTGTGATCCGCCAACAAAAAGCTGGATTGAAAAGAACCGAAATGCACCAGTGGCTGTTTGCGCAACGCCAGATTTGAATATGCACACAGGGACTCGATCACTATTTCCTTAACGGTTCCATGTTAATGTGAATcagttgtttttacatttttgctcCACCTACTGTTACACGCATGAGTCAGATAGGGAGGTACAGTCAAAGGCCTGCTCATCCCCAGTGTGCGTGTGCAACCCTGAAAAGGATCAATTATTTACCCTTGCCCTTACTTACCAGTGGCTTTTGAATAATGCATCAGACCAGTGCCTGTCGAGACTCACAGGAAGTTGAGTAAAACTTACTCTTGTGAGCTGGAGTGCTCCCTGCGTATTGATTAGTTGTCTGTTGGTAATGAAAGCCCTTGCCTATTGATTTCAGTTTGCAGCACCTTTACATGTGTCCACCTTTTTAACATAATTGCTGTCACAGATCATCATTTCCCTGACTGATGAGTCCTGGGCACGGAGCCCACTGAAGAATACATATCCCCggctttataaaaaaaacacaccaataGCCAACTAATGTGAGAAATGCCTATCAATCCTCAATTTGATCTCATATAGATCCTGCGTTTGATCAATATTGTCAGTTGACTGACTGGCCACTGTACACGGGTTGAGTTTCATCAATTTTGCATGGAGGAAGATTTACAGCAGTGGAGGTCTGGTCTGTCTTTTCATTatgttctctccacagagcGGTCTCAGTTTGCTGTGAGGGAGCCGCTGACCCAAATGTTCAGTGACCAAAGATGCATGTTGATCATTATCACAGACAGTTTAAGGCCTGAGAGCCTCCACTCAGGCTGCAACACACACCAAACCGCTCCAATATTCACATCAGTGGGGAAGACAATGttgatttaaacattatttcGGAGTGTGTTGCATTGTGTAGTGCACAAAAAGTCACAACAAGACTTTTAATTGTGATGCTCCACTTGCTTGATACAGTTTAAACCATTTGCATGCTCAAAATTCAAATTAGTGGGGAAGGCTGTATGTTTTTTACACATTCTAATGATATTGTGTTGAATAGTGCACCAGAGGTCACAGCAGTGAGTTGTGTATTgtgcaacaaacacaaaactacagTTTACACCATGTACGTGCTCAAAATTCAGATACGGTAATATAAACTTTACACATTATCTTTAAGGATTTTGCATTGAATAGAGCACAAAAGGTCACATCAGCACCAAGCTGCAGAATTGTGTATcatgcaacaaacacaaacta
This genomic window contains:
- the hoxc1a gene encoding homeobox protein Hox-C1a: MTSYEELTAGGESSLLFTGCCRAKEVTRGDPGCGTRPDPAEGQPEVGEVASTFNSLHPHYFTLSNTLTHCTSSSDSPPPPPPPLPLFDTLGGFSTPACPHSPGVPWRCREQGQGSPGLGYCASAPGSGAGGRTDCGSLAEQIRICSHHVPEPGGRSSAGADCTAAVTHGRSKTFEWMRVKRSQQRAAGTHSTCGFSVFGAVEAGSSSSRICADVHPTVPGAPRTCFSTRQLTELEKEFHFNKYLTRARRVEVAGALQLSETQVKVWFQNRRMKQKKLQRGVGLLCDPGPAALLSHAGSLDTCPAPEPRTTRHSTCP